The following DNA comes from Desulfuromonas acetexigens.
TTCATCCATGCCTGCCGGCGCAACATCGATATGACCTATGTGTTGCTGAACAACCATATCTACGGCATGACCGGTGGTCAGTTCTCGCCCTGCACCCCGACCGGCGCCAAAGCCTCCACCACGCCTTACGGCAACCCTGATCCGATTTTCGACATCAGCAAGCTGGCCATCGGCGCCGGTGCTACCTTTGTCGCCCGCACCACCGCTTTCCATGCCACCCAGATTGACAAATTGATCGCCGAAGGCATCAAGCACAAGGGGATGGCTGTGATCGAAGTTGTCGACGATTGCCCCACCACTTACGGTCGTCGTAACAAATTCCGCAGCGTTGTGGATATGATGAAGGTTCTCAAGGACACGGCCGTACCGGTTGCCGCCGCCGCCAAGATGACTGCCGAGCAACTCGAGGGCAAGCTCCTGACCGGTGTTCTTTACAAAGAAGACAAGCCCGAGTACTGCGAACAGTACGCCAAGATTATTGCCAAAGTCAAAGGCGCCTGATTCGGCAAACCGTGAACTAAGGAGAGTGTAAAAATGGCTGAAAGATATGAAATCCGGTTTTCCGGGGCTGGCGGCCAGGGTCTGATCACCGCCGGCATCATCCTTGCCGAGGCGGCCGCCATCGTCGAAAAACGGCATGCCGCGCAATCCCAGAGCTACGGCCCTGAGGCTCGTGGCGGTGCATCCAAGTCTGAGGTTATCATTTCCGATGGCCCAATCGACTACCCGAAAGCGACCATTGTCGACGCCTGTCTGGCCATGACTCAGGAATCCGCTGACAAATACGCCAACGGCATCAAACAAGGTGGTATCCTGCTGATCGACACAGACTTCGTCAAAAACGAACCCCAGGGTGATTTCAAAACCTACAAGATGCAGATCACCCGTACCGCCAAGGAAGAGCTTGGCCGCGAAATCGTTGCCAACGTTGTCGCCCTTGGTGCCATGATTGCTTTGACCGGCGTGGTTTCCCGTGAAGCCGGGGAAACAGCGGTACTGGCCAAGGTTCCTGAAGCCTTTGTTGACCTCAACAAAAAAGCTTATGCCCTTGGTTTCGAAAAAGGCAAAGCGCTGCTGGCTTAATCACTAACCAGTAGACTTTCCTGAAGGAACGAAAAAGCCCGGCGGTGATCCCGCCGGGCTTTTTCGTCTTCAATTTGGATAACGGAAGCGCTCAGCCCATCCGGGTGACGAAATCGACCGCGCGGGCGACGTCATCTTTACAGCCGATGAATACGGGCGCGCGGTCTTCGATGCTTTGCGGTTGCAGATCGAGAATAGAAACGCTCCCGGTGGAGGCTGCGCCCCCCGCCTGCTCAACCAGGTAGGCCATGGGATTGAGTTCGAAAATCAGCCGCAGCTTACCGTTGGCGGCGTTTTTGAGATGGGGATACATAAAAATCCCCTTCCCCTTCATCAAAATCTGGTTAATGTCAGGAACGAAACCACCGCTATAGCGCAGCTTGGCCCCTCGTGCCTCCAGATCCTGGACGAAGGCCTCGGTGCCGGCACTGTAAAGATTGCGTTGCCCGCCCGGCGCGTAAATGCCGCCGGCCTGGGACATAGTCACATTCTCCCGCACCAGGGTATATTCCATCAGGGCATTCATGGCGAATTCATGAACGCCGCGCCCCGTTGAGTAAACCAGGGTATTGCGTGGTCCATAGAGGATGTACATAGCCGCGACCTGATTGCGCCCCGGTTGCAGCAGATTGCCCCCCTCGAAGATAGAGACGATGGTGCCCACGGCAAGATTGACATCGACCAGCGAGGAGCCGTCGAGGGGGTCGAAGGCGACCGAATACTTCCCCTCATAGTCACTGGAAACAGGAATGATGTCAGGGGTTTCTTCCGACAACATATTGGCGACAACCCCTGAATTAGTCAGGCGCTTACGCAGGATGCGGTCGGAGAGGACGTCCAGGGCAAGCTGTTCTTCGCCATAGAGGTTGGATGTTCCCGCAACCCCCAGATCCCCGGTGCGGATCGAATTGACGATGTACTTGGAGGCATCGGCGATCTCGCAGATCAGGCGAGTCAGGTCGCGATTTTCACCCACCTCACGCAAATGCCGGCGCAGATCAATCTGAAATTTGGTCTTACCGGGTTCTACCATCGCTTTCTCCTTCCGCACCTGAAGTTATAAATTAGTTTAGTAATTTTGAAATTTTAAATCAAAACCCCGTGACCGGCAAGGACAAACACCTCAAGGATAGACGCAAAACATTGACTTAGAATTCCATAATGATATTATCGAGGCAAAATTTTTTCTTATTCAGGGAGGAACCAAATGCAAGAAGAGAATGAACCGAAAACCGAGAAAAAATCGAATATCGAAGAAATGTGGAATACAGCGCTGAAAACGACTCAGGATACGGTCAAGAGCCTCGTTCGCCCGGCGACCTGCTATGTGCAGGCGGCCCAAAAGAAAATCGAACTGACCATCCTCTCCCGCAAAATTGCCATGGCGCAAAGTGATCTGGGCAAACGAATCGACCAGGCCCGGGACAACCAGGTGGCCAACGTTTTCGAGGATGCCGAGGTCAAGGCGGCCCTGGAAACTCTCGACCCGCTGAAAAAGACCGCCGCCAAATTGAAGGAGGAAATCGACAATCTCCAGAATCAGGTCTGTCCTGCCCCCCCCGAAGACAACGAACCCAAAGCGTAAGCCGTAAAAAAGGCCCCTGAATCAGGGGCCTTTTTTCATTCAACGCATATGTTTTCGTGGTCGTGGAACGCTGTGCAGGTGTTCGTCCTTATATTCGCGATCCCGTTTGCGCAGTGACTCGCAAATGTCGTTTTCCGCCGCCACAAGCTCGGCGGCGTGCTGATCCATGATTTTGAGGGATTCTTCCAAATGATCGAGCGGCCGATTGGATTGCGGGGTGACCAGAGGATTTTCACTGCGATTCACTTCGGTCATGACTACTCCTTCCTCCTGGGCCTTCGGCCCCTTCAACCCCGTGCCGAAGGGTACCGGCGGCCTTTAAGCGACATCTATCGGAAGTCAGTATAGCACAGGGACGATATCTTGCCCGCCCCCCTTCCCTGTTCATGGCCGGAGTCCATTTTGCAGAACCTGGACCATCTCCTCGTGAATCAAGCCGTTGCTCGCCAAACATTCCTGACCGTAAATATCATAGGGCCGACCGGAAAAATCACTGAGCCGCCCCCCGGCCTCCTCCACCAGAAGCTTGCCGGCGGCCACATCCCAGGGTTTGAGCTTCATCTCCCAGTAGCCATCAAAGCGGCCGGCAGCGGTACAGGCCAGGTCGAGACTGGCGGAACCGGCCCGGCGACAAGCGCGCGCCGCCCGCTGAAAATTAACGAAATGATCGAAATTATTAACCGGGCTGGTCTTGCGATCATAGGGAAACCCGGTCGCCAGAAGGGAGTTGGCTAACTGATCGGCCGCGGAGACCCGCAGGGGGTAATCATTGAGAAAGGCGCCGGCGCCTTTCTCTGCAACGAACATTTCCTGGGAAACGGGATTAAAGACGACACCGAGCCGAATCTCCCCGGCGACCTCCAGGGCGATGGAGACAGCGAACCAGGGGAAGCCGTGGGCATAATTGGTGGTGCCGTCCAAGGGATCGATAATCCAGCGGTAATGGGAATCGGTCGACCCGTAATCGCCTTCTTCGGCGAGGATGTCGTGGCGGGGAAAGGTCCCGCGTAAAACTTCGACAATAGCCACTTCAGCGAGACGGTCCGCTTCCGTCACCAGATCGACCTCCCCCTTGTGACTGACGGCGATGCCTCGCTGGAATTTTTCCAACAGAATTTCTCCCCCTCGACGGGCCGCCGCTACCGCAATCGCTTTCATCGCTCCCTCACCCTCGCTGGTCGACGGATTCCGCCGAAGAATAATCCTGCTCCTCACACCACAGCCGGGTCGCACTGACCACGGCCACTGGAATGCAGGCAAACTGGAGAAAAGGAATCGCCAGCAACGCCAGGACGCCCGCGCCGAAACCAAGCATGGTGGTTTTACGCGCCAGAATGTAACGTCGCTGTTCGGTAAAATTCAGGCGCTTACGGGAAAAAACGAAACCCATGTATTCCACTACCAGAAAGAAGAGGGTCAACAAAACCGCTAGAACCGAATAGAGCAGGCTGCCGAAGACCGGTAGCAGATTGAGCAGCAACAGGGCCAGCATCGCAAAGACGAAGAGGGAGATTTTTTTTACCTCCACCGCCAGGGTGGCCAGGGCATCGCGACCGAAGGTCGCAAGGGAAAAGGGCTCCTCGTCCCGTTGGCCGGATATCAGGTTTTCCGTCCGCTCCGAAAGGAG
Coding sequences within:
- a CDS encoding 2-oxoacid:ferredoxin oxidoreductase subunit beta — its product is MSYDYEKWIRPGKLPHIWCPGCGHGIVMKGLIRALDICGLEKNNTAIVSGIGCASRLPGYIDACTLHTAHGRAAAFATGVKMAKPEMTVICCGGDGDGTAIGGNHFIHACRRNIDMTYVLLNNHIYGMTGGQFSPCTPTGAKASTTPYGNPDPIFDISKLAIGAGATFVARTTAFHATQIDKLIAEGIKHKGMAVIEVVDDCPTTYGRRNKFRSVVDMMKVLKDTAVPVAAAAKMTAEQLEGKLLTGVLYKEDKPEYCEQYAKIIAKVKGA
- a CDS encoding 2-oxoacid:acceptor oxidoreductase family protein; protein product: MAERYEIRFSGAGGQGLITAGIILAEAAAIVEKRHAAQSQSYGPEARGGASKSEVIISDGPIDYPKATIVDACLAMTQESADKYANGIKQGGILLIDTDFVKNEPQGDFKTYKMQITRTAKEELGREIVANVVALGAMIALTGVVSREAGETAVLAKVPEAFVDLNKKAYALGFEKGKALLA
- a CDS encoding class 1 fructose-bisphosphatase, coding for MVEPGKTKFQIDLRRHLREVGENRDLTRLICEIADASKYIVNSIRTGDLGVAGTSNLYGEEQLALDVLSDRILRKRLTNSGVVANMLSEETPDIIPVSSDYEGKYSVAFDPLDGSSLVDVNLAVGTIVSIFEGGNLLQPGRNQVAAMYILYGPRNTLVYSTGRGVHEFAMNALMEYTLVRENVTMSQAGGIYAPGGQRNLYSAGTEAFVQDLEARGAKLRYSGGFVPDINQILMKGKGIFMYPHLKNAANGKLRLIFELNPMAYLVEQAGGAASTGSVSILDLQPQSIEDRAPVFIGCKDDVARAVDFVTRMG
- a CDS encoding inositol monophosphatase family protein, encoding MKAIAVAAARRGGEILLEKFQRGIAVSHKGEVDLVTEADRLAEVAIVEVLRGTFPRHDILAEEGDYGSTDSHYRWIIDPLDGTTNYAHGFPWFAVSIALEVAGEIRLGVVFNPVSQEMFVAEKGAGAFLNDYPLRVSAADQLANSLLATGFPYDRKTSPVNNFDHFVNFQRAARACRRAGSASLDLACTAAGRFDGYWEMKLKPWDVAAGKLLVEEAGGRLSDFSGRPYDIYGQECLASNGLIHEEMVQVLQNGLRP
- the cysZ gene encoding sulfate transporter CysZ, with the translated sequence MVISAAVRPVGNFSRGFFSHWQSARFLLRHPSLWKYVLIPFLINLVVFSGSVYLGMDFFNDSVVQLIPRGEAWYWATLYYFLWIIAVAVTTVVVFFSFTVIGNLVASPFNDLLSERTENLISGQRDEEPFSLATFGRDALATLAVEVKKISLFVFAMLALLLLNLLPVFGSLLYSVLAVLLTLFFLVVEYMGFVFSRKRLNFTEQRRYILARKTTMLGFGAGVLALLAIPFLQFACIPVAVVSATRLWCEEQDYSSAESVDQRG